A window of Aliarcobacter trophiarum LMG 25534 contains these coding sequences:
- the rsfS gene encoding ribosome silencing factor has translation MNNRIENIKAILEDKKAVDVEVFDLSSKEYLVDYVVIATTLNPKHASALLDYLKIELKPQGEEFLRVDEDDNWTVIDLGDIFIHLMSEKYREKYNLEEFLESFQRLRD, from the coding sequence TTGAACAATAGAATAGAGAATATTAAAGCTATTTTAGAAGATAAAAAAGCGGTTGATGTTGAGGTTTTTGATTTAAGTTCTAAGGAGTATTTAGTTGATTATGTTGTTATTGCAACAACACTAAATCCAAAACATGCAAGTGCTTTATTAGATTATTTAAAAATAGAGTTAAAACCACAAGGTGAAGAGTTTTTAAGAGTTGATGAAGATGATAACTGGACAGTTATTGATTTAGGAGATATTTTTATTCATTTAATGAGTGAGAAATATAGAGAAAAATATAATCTTGAAGAGTTTTTAGAGAGTTTTCAAAGACTAAGAGATTAA
- the argS gene encoding arginine--tRNA ligase has protein sequence MQNIVKKFIEDKLKKEIVLEKPKDSSLGHFATPVAFSLAKELKKSPMILADELILQLENKELFEKIEAVKGFINFTLSKSFIEKLTNQALEKKDDFAKSTLKSERILLEYVSANPTGPLHIGHARGAIFGDTLYKVGSYLGYDITTEYYINDAGAQMQLLGTSVSLAARDFIFKEKVKYPESYYRGDYLVEIAQKIIEKYGKEIIYDESKFEEMAIFAKDIVMEIIIKDLNDLGINFQNFVSEKSLYGSWDSTKTVLEENGSLYTKDDKTYLKSTQFGDDSDRVVVRDNGIPTYLAGDIIYHKNKFDRGFDKYINIWGADHHGYITRVKAAIEFLGNSSSKLEVILSQMVQLLKGKEPYKMSKRAGNVILMSDITAEIGSDALRFIFLTKKSDTHLEFDIDMLKNQDSTNPIFYINYAHARINQLFVKSSLNVEDIKDESFEALNSEALNLVYESLLLNSILEDAFSKREMQKITEYLYNLASSVHKFYNEHKIIGSNEEKTYLKVLSMAKLSLKTGLKLLGIEAKEIM, from the coding sequence TTGCAAAATATTGTTAAAAAATTTATAGAAGATAAACTAAAAAAAGAGATAGTTTTAGAAAAACCCAAAGATAGCTCTTTGGGGCATTTTGCAACTCCAGTTGCATTTTCTTTAGCAAAAGAGCTCAAAAAATCCCCAATGATTTTAGCAGATGAGTTAATTTTACAACTAGAAAACAAAGAGCTTTTTGAGAAAATAGAGGCTGTAAAAGGTTTTATAAACTTTACTTTATCAAAAAGTTTTATAGAAAAACTTACAAATCAGGCTTTAGAAAAAAAAGATGATTTTGCGAAAAGCACTTTAAAAAGTGAAAGAATTCTTTTGGAGTATGTAAGTGCAAATCCAACTGGACCACTTCATATAGGACATGCAAGAGGTGCAATTTTTGGAGATACTTTATACAAAGTTGGCTCATACCTAGGATACGATATAACAACAGAGTATTATATAAATGATGCTGGAGCTCAAATGCAACTTTTGGGAACTAGTGTTAGTTTAGCTGCTAGAGATTTTATTTTTAAAGAAAAAGTAAAATATCCAGAGAGCTACTATCGTGGTGACTATTTAGTAGAGATTGCTCAAAAAATCATAGAGAAATATGGAAAAGAGATTATCTATGATGAGAGTAAATTTGAAGAGATGGCAATTTTCGCAAAAGATATTGTTATGGAAATAATAATCAAAGATTTAAATGATTTGGGAATAAATTTCCAAAACTTTGTATCTGAGAAATCTCTTTATGGCTCTTGGGATAGTACAAAAACTGTATTAGAAGAAAATGGCTCACTATATACAAAAGATGACAAAACTTATCTAAAATCTACACAATTTGGTGATGATAGCGACAGAGTTGTTGTAAGAGATAATGGAATTCCAACATATCTAGCTGGAGATATTATATATCACAAAAATAAGTTTGATAGAGGTTTTGACAAGTATATAAATATTTGGGGAGCTGATCACCACGGATATATTACAAGAGTAAAAGCGGCAATTGAGTTCCTAGGAAATAGTTCATCTAAACTAGAAGTTATTTTGTCTCAGATGGTTCAACTTCTTAAAGGAAAAGAGCCATATAAAATGAGTAAGAGAGCAGGAAATGTGATACTTATGTCAGATATAACTGCAGAAATCGGAAGTGATGCTTTAAGATTTATCTTCTTAACAAAAAAGAGTGATACTCACTTAGAGTTTGATATTGATATGTTAAAGAATCAAGATTCAACAAATCCAATTTTCTATATAAACTATGCACATGCTAGAATAAATCAACTTTTTGTAAAATCATCTTTAAATGTTGAAGATATAAAAGATGAGAGCTTTGAAGCTTTAAATAGTGAAGCTTTAAATTTGGTTTATGAGTCACTTCTTTTAAACTCTATTTTAGAAGATGCTTTCTCAAAAAGAGAGATGCAAAAAATTACTGAATATTTATATAACCTTGCTTCTAGTGTACATAAGTTTTATAATGAACATAAAATTATTGGAAGTAATGAAGAAAAAACATACTTAAAAGTTTTAAGTATGGCAAAACTAAGCCTAAAAACAGGACTTAAGCTTCTAGGAATTGAAGCAAAAGAGATTATGTAA
- the crcB gene encoding fluoride efflux transporter CrcB: protein MSLNWQIALAVGFGGAFGSILRFYAVLYVQKMEFGSFPFGILFVNIFGSFLIGILYAYFSTNDVSTILKAFLIAGFLGGLTTFSTFALDSYLLFNSSLNFAILNILSNLFGSIFFVLIGFKLTIFIIKLF from the coding sequence ATGTCTCTTAATTGGCAAATAGCTCTAGCTGTTGGCTTTGGTGGAGCTTTTGGTTCAATATTAAGATTTTATGCAGTTCTTTATGTACAAAAAATGGAGTTTGGCTCTTTTCCTTTTGGAATACTTTTTGTAAATATTTTTGGTTCTTTTTTAATAGGTATTTTATATGCTTATTTCTCTACAAATGATGTTTCAACTATATTAAAAGCCTTTTTAATAGCTGGTTTTCTAGGTGGTCTTACAACATTTTCTACATTTGCATTAGATAGCTATTTACTATTTAATAGCTCTTTGAATTTTGCAATATTAAATATTTTATCAAATCTTTTTGGATCAATATTTTTTGTACTAATTGGATTTAAGCTCACTATATTTATAATAAAGTTGTTTTAG
- the purQ gene encoding phosphoribosylformylglycinamidine synthase subunit PurQ: MKVAVLQFPGTNCEFDAHYAFKKLGCDVEVVWHKNSKLPANTDLVIVPGGFSYGDYLRSGAIARFAAIMEDVKRFAKNGGKVLGICNGFQILLEAGLLPGAMKRNDTLHFISKHHHLKVIDNQNEFLRLLNVGDVVNIPVAHHDGNYFIDEEGLKELERNNQILLKYCTKDGELTNMNGSISNIAGICNKERNVFGLMPHPERAIEEILGSTDGINMLKGFLK, encoded by the coding sequence ATGAAAGTAGCAGTATTACAATTTCCAGGAACGAACTGTGAGTTTGATGCACACTATGCATTTAAAAAACTAGGATGTGATGTTGAAGTTGTTTGGCATAAAAATAGCAAACTTCCAGCAAATACAGATTTAGTTATTGTTCCAGGTGGTTTTTCTTATGGAGATTATTTAAGAAGTGGCGCAATTGCTAGATTCGCTGCTATTATGGAAGATGTAAAAAGATTTGCAAAAAATGGTGGAAAAGTTTTAGGAATTTGTAATGGTTTCCAAATTTTACTTGAAGCTGGGCTTCTTCCAGGAGCTATGAAAAGAAATGATACTTTGCATTTTATATCAAAACATCATCATCTAAAAGTAATTGATAACCAAAATGAGTTTCTAAGACTTTTAAATGTTGGTGATGTTGTAAATATTCCAGTAGCACATCACGATGGAAACTATTTTATAGATGAAGAGGGTCTAAAAGAGCTAGAAAGAAACAATCAAATTCTTCTAAAATATTGTACAAAAGATGGTGAATTAACAAATATGAATGGAAGTATCTCAAATATTGCTGGAATTTGTAATAAAGAGAGAAATGTATTTGGTCTAATGCCACATCCTGAAAGAGCTATAGAAGAGATTTTAGGTTCAACTGATGGTATTAACATGCTAAAAGGGTTTTTAAAGTAG
- a CDS encoding S41 family peptidase: MNKLLIATSIAFVLSQNIFAKEAPVENEQTRFESLSKLTKVIGTVEKYYVDDIKLQQIVDKALKGLMQELDAHSSYLDKKASKEMSIQTQGEFGGLGITVGMRDGALTVISPIDDTPAFKAGVKSGDIILKINETSTIGITLDEAVNMMRGEPKSDIKLTIVRKGDNKPLELAMKRDIIKVQSVFAKKIEGENLLYLRISSFDTKVTNDLEKAIKENKDAKGIVLDLRNNPGGLLNQAIGVVDLFVKNGVIVSQKGRDAADEEKFEASKFGTKTDLPLVVLVNEGSASASEIVSGALQDHKRAILIGEKTFGKGSVQAVLPIDNEKTENIKLTIAKYYLPSGRTIQAEGVTPDIIASAGKVVQSEENGLKIKEADLKKHLEGELNKVDDKLKAEEKAVKDESKKIISKDDLQNDNQLNTSLAVLKSLIIMNK, encoded by the coding sequence ATGAATAAACTATTAATAGCAACATCTATTGCATTTGTGTTGTCACAAAATATATTTGCAAAAGAGGCACCTGTTGAAAACGAACAAACAAGATTTGAATCTTTATCAAAACTTACAAAAGTAATAGGAACTGTTGAAAAATACTATGTTGATGATATTAAACTTCAACAAATTGTTGATAAAGCTCTAAAAGGCTTAATGCAAGAGTTAGATGCGCATTCTAGTTACTTAGATAAAAAAGCAAGTAAAGAGATGAGTATTCAAACTCAAGGAGAGTTTGGTGGATTAGGAATTACTGTTGGTATGAGAGATGGTGCTTTAACTGTTATCTCACCAATAGATGATACGCCTGCATTTAAAGCAGGAGTAAAATCAGGAGATATAATTCTAAAAATAAATGAAACTTCTACTATTGGTATTACTTTAGATGAAGCTGTAAATATGATGAGAGGGGAGCCTAAATCAGATATTAAACTTACAATTGTAAGAAAAGGTGACAATAAACCTCTTGAGTTAGCTATGAAAAGAGATATTATTAAAGTTCAATCTGTTTTTGCAAAAAAAATAGAGGGAGAAAATCTTCTATATCTTAGAATTTCAAGCTTTGATACAAAAGTTACAAATGATTTAGAAAAAGCTATAAAAGAGAATAAAGATGCAAAAGGAATAGTTCTTGATTTAAGAAATAATCCAGGTGGTCTTTTAAATCAAGCAATTGGAGTTGTTGATTTATTTGTAAAAAATGGAGTTATTGTTTCACAAAAAGGAAGAGATGCTGCTGATGAAGAGAAGTTTGAAGCGAGTAAATTTGGAACAAAAACAGATTTACCTTTAGTTGTTCTTGTAAATGAAGGTTCTGCTTCAGCATCTGAAATTGTAAGTGGTGCTTTACAAGATCACAAAAGAGCTATTTTAATAGGTGAAAAAACTTTTGGAAAAGGTTCAGTTCAAGCTGTACTTCCAATTGATAATGAAAAAACTGAAAATATAAAATTAACTATCGCAAAATACTATCTTCCAAGTGGAAGAACAATCCAAGCAGAAGGTGTAACACCTGATATTATTGCAAGTGCAGGGAAAGTTGTACAAAGCGAAGAGAATGGTTTAAAAATTAAAGAGGCTGACCTTAAAAAACATCTTGAAGGTGAACTAAACAAAGTTGATGATAAATTAAAAGCTGAAGAAAAAGCAGTAAAAGATGAATCTAAAAAAATCATTTCAAAAGATGATTTACAAAATGACAACCAATTAAATACATCTTTAGCAGTTTTAAAAAGCTTAATTATAATGAATAAATAA
- the gap gene encoding type I glyceraldehyde-3-phosphate dehydrogenase, whose translation MAIKVAINGFGRIGRCVARIIATRDDIELVAINDTAKAEMLEYITKYDTVHGTFDGDVKIENGYLKMGKINAKLYSTRDANELTFTKDCGAEIVLECTGAYLTKESCQVHINNGAKKVLMSAPAKDDTKTYVMGVNENTYNGEEIVSNASCTTNCLGPIAKIIDDAFGIEKGLMTTIHSYTNDQNILDVKHKSDKRRARAGAQNMIPTSTGAAKAMKLIMPQLDGKLHGQSVRVPTPNVSMVDVNFLIKKDTTKEEINALFTQKSKELSGIVSVDNDMLVSSDIVGNTNSTIIASDLTQVIGGNMIKIMSWYDNEWGYSARLVDLALYISKR comes from the coding sequence ATGGCTATTAAAGTTGCAATAAACGGATTTGGAAGAATAGGAAGATGTGTAGCTAGAATTATTGCTACAAGAGATGATATAGAATTGGTTGCTATAAATGACACTGCAAAAGCTGAAATGCTAGAGTACATTACAAAATATGATACTGTGCATGGAACTTTTGATGGTGATGTAAAGATTGAAAATGGCTACTTAAAAATGGGAAAAATCAATGCGAAACTATACTCAACTAGAGATGCAAATGAACTTACTTTTACAAAAGATTGTGGAGCAGAGATTGTTTTAGAGTGTACTGGTGCATATCTTACAAAAGAGTCTTGTCAAGTACATATAAATAATGGTGCAAAAAAAGTTTTAATGAGTGCTCCTGCAAAAGATGACACAAAAACTTATGTTATGGGTGTAAATGAAAATACTTATAACGGAGAAGAAATTGTGTCAAATGCTTCTTGTACAACAAACTGTTTAGGACCAATAGCAAAGATTATTGATGATGCTTTTGGAATAGAAAAAGGTCTAATGACAACTATTCATTCATACACAAATGACCAAAATATCCTAGATGTAAAACATAAATCTGATAAAAGAAGAGCAAGAGCTGGAGCACAAAATATGATTCCTACAAGCACTGGTGCTGCAAAAGCTATGAAATTAATTATGCCTCAACTTGATGGAAAACTTCATGGTCAAAGTGTAAGAGTTCCAACTCCGAATGTATCAATGGTTGATGTAAACTTTTTAATCAAAAAAGATACAACAAAAGAGGAGATAAATGCACTATTTACTCAAAAATCAAAAGAGTTATCTGGAATTGTAAGTGTTGATAATGATATGTTAGTATCTAGTGATATAGTAGGAAATACAAACTCTACAATAATCGCAAGTGATTTAACACAAGTAATTGGTGGAAATATGATAAAAATTATGAGCTGGTATGACAACGAATGGGGATATTCAGCAAGACTTGTAGATTTAGCACTTTATATATCAAAAAGATAG
- the tatA gene encoding twin-arginine translocase TatA/TatE family subunit, which yields MHMPSGMQLLVIVLIVLILFGGKKIPELAKGLGSGIKNFKKAVKEDDEEVATASKIEENEKKVDTKSTSSTETKQA from the coding sequence ATGCATATGCCAAGTGGTATGCAATTATTAGTAATTGTTTTAATCGTGTTAATTTTATTTGGTGGGAAAAAAATCCCTGAACTTGCAAAAGGTTTAGGAAGTGGTATTAAAAACTTCAAAAAAGCCGTAAAAGAAGATGATGAAGAAGTAGCAACTGCTTCAAAAATAGAAGAAAATGAAAAAAAAGTTGATACAAAATCTACTTCTTCAACAGAAACAAAACAAGCTTAA
- the purS gene encoding phosphoribosylformylglycinamidine synthase subunit PurS — MKAIVNVGLKKGVLDDQGKAINHALGTLGFKDLISDVRVGKQIIIELNSNDKEKAKEEVEKMCEKLLANTVIEDYSVEIVG, encoded by the coding sequence ATGAAAGCAATAGTAAATGTAGGATTAAAAAAAGGTGTTTTAGATGACCAAGGAAAAGCAATAAATCATGCTTTAGGAACTTTGGGATTTAAAGATTTAATATCTGATGTTAGAGTTGGTAAGCAAATTATCATTGAGTTAAACTCAAATGATAAAGAGAAAGCAAAAGAAGAAGTTGAAAAAATGTGTGAAAAACTTCTAGCTAATACTGTAATTGAAGATTATAGTGTAGAAATAGTTGGTTAA
- the tatA gene encoding twin-arginine translocase TatA/TatE family subunit produces the protein MSMPSGMELVIIVIIVLLLFGGKKIPELAKGLGSGIRNFKKAIKEDDEEVANKPTEATDKKAEIPTQKEEIKNS, from the coding sequence ATGAGTATGCCAAGCGGAATGGAACTAGTAATTATAGTTATAATTGTGCTGCTTTTATTTGGTGGGAAAAAAATCCCTGAACTTGCAAAAGGTTTAGGAAGTGGGATTAGAAATTTCAAAAAAGCTATAAAAGAAGATGATGAAGAAGTAGCAAATAAACCTACTGAAGCAACAGATAAGAAAGCTGAAATCCCAACACAAAAAGAAGAGATAAAAAATTCATAA
- the nadD gene encoding nicotinate (nicotinamide) nucleotide adenylyltransferase, protein MKIAIFGGSFDPVHIAHELIVKTALKELDIDRLIIVPTYLNPFKNSFLFEPKIRFELLKKVFKDFSNVEICDFEINQEKLSYTYETISYIKTLYNPSKIYFIVGEDNLVNLHKWYKIDELKKDVEFVVARRANFASHIIDDFKTLDIDIDISSTNLREQIDIKFIPNKIQKEIINLKKGKI, encoded by the coding sequence TTGAAAATTGCAATTTTTGGTGGCAGTTTTGACCCTGTTCATATAGCCCATGAGCTTATTGTAAAAACTGCACTAAAAGAGTTGGATATAGATAGGTTAATTATAGTGCCAACTTATTTAAATCCTTTTAAGAATTCATTTTTGTTTGAACCAAAAATAAGATTTGAATTATTAAAAAAGGTATTTAAAGATTTTTCAAATGTTGAAATTTGCGATTTTGAGATAAATCAAGAAAAACTAAGCTACACTTATGAAACTATAAGTTACATTAAAACTTTATATAATCCTTCAAAAATATATTTTATTGTAGGAGAAGATAATTTAGTAAATCTTCATAAATGGTACAAGATTGATGAACTTAAAAAAGATGTTGAGTTTGTTGTTGCTAGAAGAGCAAATTTTGCTTCACATATTATAGATGATTTTAAAACTTTGGATATAGATATAGATATTAGTTCTACAAATTTAAGGGAGCAAATTGATATCAAATTTATTCCAAATAAGATACAAAAAGAGATTATAAATTTAAAAAAAGGAAAAATTTGA
- a CDS encoding tRNA pseudouridine(13) synthase TruD, whose product MIKRVYPSNDKVLNFKFTQNDVDFIVEEQAIKFSSYGNFLILKIKKQNCDTWELIDRLSKFLGIYSNDIGYAGLKDKRATTTQYISIPKKYQKDIKNFKSKKIEILDTFLHNKKLNIGDLEGNRFKINLYELEIEDLFHIEKLLKFVSKNGFPNYFGFQRFGKDVKENLEKAKDLLFGDAIIKDRKVAKMLLSAYQSTFFNAWLVERLNLDKSGFKLLNGDIFYDIKNNKFFTPKVINDKIIEDFKNKIITPTGLLPGRDVFKAKDEALRIEQKYDNSEITEKGYRREAIVFPEILSCKYDKENKSCSLDFILPKGSYATVLIELLANRNLD is encoded by the coding sequence TTGATAAAAAGAGTTTATCCATCGAATGATAAAGTTCTAAATTTCAAATTTACCCAAAATGATGTTGATTTTATTGTTGAAGAACAAGCAATAAAATTTTCATCATATGGTAACTTCTTAATTTTAAAAATCAAAAAACAAAACTGTGATACTTGGGAATTAATAGATAGATTATCAAAATTCTTAGGCATTTATTCAAATGATATTGGGTATGCAGGGCTAAAAGACAAAAGAGCAACCACAACACAATACATTTCTATCCCAAAAAAGTATCAAAAAGATATAAAAAACTTTAAATCAAAAAAGATAGAGATACTTGATACTTTTTTACATAATAAAAAGCTAAATATTGGTGATTTAGAAGGTAATAGATTTAAAATAAATCTTTATGAACTTGAAATAGAAGATCTTTTCCATATTGAAAAACTTCTTAAGTTTGTTTCAAAAAATGGTTTTCCAAACTACTTTGGATTCCAAAGATTTGGAAAAGATGTAAAAGAGAACTTAGAAAAAGCAAAAGATTTACTCTTTGGTGATGCAATAATAAAAGATAGAAAAGTAGCAAAAATGCTTCTTAGTGCTTATCAAAGTACATTCTTTAATGCTTGGTTAGTTGAGAGGTTAAATCTTGATAAGAGTGGATTTAAACTTTTAAATGGAGATATCTTTTATGATATAAAAAATAATAAATTTTTTACACCAAAAGTTATAAATGATAAAATTATAGAAGATTTCAAGAATAAAATCATAACTCCAACTGGTCTTCTTCCAGGTCGTGATGTTTTTAAAGCCAAAGATGAAGCTTTAAGAATTGAACAAAAATATGATAATAGTGAAATAACTGAAAAAGGTTATAGAAGAGAAGCTATTGTTTTTCCAGAGATTTTATCATGTAAATATGACAAAGAGAATAAAAGTTGCAGTTTGGATTTTATTTTACCAAAAGGTTCATATGCTACTGTTTTGATAGAACTCTTGGCAAATAGGAATTTGGATTAA
- a CDS encoding phosphoribosylaminoimidazolesuccinocarboxamide synthase yields MNIEKIKSLNLWPENKKTTTQKGFDELENSGYNLFYIGKNADLYSCPGDEPKVLLVRSDRTSVFDIPLNFEIEGKGIIQTEISNFGAKFAANNGIRTAILDEKIANNISVAPRCQLMKLCKALESNIDGEIVQFELIFRNYLTGSLFQALQENKDPYGLDLPNNLKEWHNFETPLFTPTTKGLKDEALNSKKVRDTFPEIITSLEKLFKDFTDFAKQRGIVVVDTKFEIFVDENGKWVLGDEVLTPESSRFIALEDFEKNSFISMDKQILRDFGKKENWKEKSKTLKAGEKLEVNVPKEIKDKILSGYKTIFQRLSK; encoded by the coding sequence ATGAATATTGAAAAAATCAAATCTTTAAATCTTTGGCCAGAGAATAAAAAAACAACTACTCAAAAAGGTTTTGATGAGTTAGAAAATAGTGGCTACAATCTTTTCTATATAGGAAAAAATGCTGATCTATATAGCTGCCCAGGAGATGAACCAAAAGTTTTACTCGTAAGAAGTGATAGAACATCTGTTTTTGATATCCCTTTGAATTTTGAAATCGAGGGAAAAGGAATTATACAAACAGAAATTTCAAACTTTGGAGCAAAATTTGCAGCAAATAATGGTATTAGAACAGCAATTTTAGATGAAAAAATAGCTAACAATATCTCTGTTGCACCTAGATGTCAACTTATGAAACTATGTAAAGCTCTTGAATCAAATATTGATGGTGAAATTGTACAATTTGAACTTATCTTTAGAAACTATCTAACAGGTTCTTTATTCCAAGCTTTACAAGAGAATAAAGATCCTTATGGTTTAGATTTACCAAATAATTTGAAAGAGTGGCATAACTTTGAAACTCCTCTTTTTACTCCAACAACAAAAGGCTTAAAGGATGAAGCACTAAACTCTAAAAAAGTAAGAGATACTTTCCCTGAAATTATCACAAGCTTAGAAAAACTATTTAAAGATTTTACAGATTTTGCAAAACAAAGAGGAATAGTTGTAGTTGATACAAAGTTTGAAATTTTTGTGGATGAAAATGGGAAATGGGTTCTAGGTGATGAAGTTTTAACTCCTGAAAGTTCAAGATTTATTGCTTTAGAAGATTTTGAAAAAAATAGCTTTATCTCAATGGATAAACAAATTTTAAGAGATTTTGGTAAAAAAGAGAATTGGAAAGAGAAGTCAAAAACTTTGAAAGCTGGAGAAAAACTAGAGGTTAATGTTCCAAAAGAGATTAAAGATAAGATCTTAAGTGGATATAAAACTATTTTTCAAAGATTAAGCAAATAG
- the dksA gene encoding RNA polymerase-binding protein DksA translates to MANKSQIDELKAILLERKETILNNVRNSRDSIDQLKDQDLNDDLDYADFVSDSFKEGMIANHQLDELNQIEEALKKINDSTYGICDMCGVNIPIGRLKAKPFAKFCTECRTVFEQEQQKRAAY, encoded by the coding sequence ATGGCAAATAAAAGTCAAATTGATGAGTTAAAAGCTATATTACTTGAGAGAAAAGAGACAATCTTAAATAATGTAAGAAATAGTAGAGATAGTATTGACCAACTAAAAGATCAAGATTTAAATGACGATTTAGATTATGCTGATTTTGTTAGTGACTCGTTTAAAGAGGGAATGATTGCAAATCATCAGTTAGATGAATTAAATCAAATTGAAGAGGCTTTAAAAAAGATAAACGATTCGACTTATGGAATATGTGATATGTGTGGAGTAAATATTCCAATTGGAAGATTAAAAGCAAAACCCTTTGCAAAATTTTGTACAGAGTGTAGAACTGTTTTTGAACAAGAGCAACAAAAAAGAGCGGCATATTGA
- a CDS encoding lysophospholipid acyltransferase family protein → MKKIRGLIVFIQFSISVAIVVFFMYLFRNHTHKVIKIWMRVQMFFLGITLEIDGELDESCNLILINHQSMLDIIVMEHLHSRNIAWVAKKEIADLFFFGHIIKAPKMISVDRENKAGLIKLLADVKNRLELDRPIAMFPEGTRSDGTFMGEFKAGAKMVGNKFNLKVQPVVLFNTRNIINSQKMEASPGVVKVVYLEPILASKDSSWYEDCEKKMKEVFQKEYQNYVS, encoded by the coding sequence TTGAAGAAAATTAGAGGCTTAATTGTTTTTATACAATTTTCTATAAGTGTTGCTATTGTCGTATTTTTTATGTATCTATTTAGAAATCATACTCACAAAGTAATAAAAATTTGGATGAGAGTTCAAATGTTTTTTCTTGGAATTACTCTTGAAATTGATGGAGAACTTGATGAAAGTTGTAATTTAATTTTAATAAATCATCAATCTATGCTTGATATCATTGTCATGGAGCATCTTCATAGCAGAAATATCGCTTGGGTTGCAAAAAAAGAGATAGCAGATCTATTTTTCTTTGGACACATTATAAAAGCTCCTAAAATGATAAGTGTTGATAGAGAGAATAAAGCTGGTCTTATAAAACTTTTAGCAGATGTAAAAAATAGACTTGAACTTGATCGCCCAATTGCAATGTTTCCAGAAGGAACAAGAAGTGATGGGACTTTTATGGGTGAGTTTAAAGCTGGAGCTAAAATGGTTGGAAATAAGTTTAATCTAAAAGTTCAACCTGTTGTTTTATTTAACACTAGAAATATTATCAACTCACAAAAAATGGAAGCTTCTCCTGGCGTTGTAAAAGTTGTCTATTTAGAACCTATTCTTGCTAGTAAAGACTCTTCTTGGTATGAAGATTGTGAAAAGAAGATGAAAGAGGTTTTCCAAAAAGAGTATCAAAACTATGTCTCTTAA